A single Fusarium oxysporum Fo47 chromosome IV, complete sequence DNA region contains:
- a CDS encoding pectin lyase fold/virulence factor: MKFSLLLALTASSVAQAAQLAFPGAEGFGRYAVGGRQGEVYKVTNLNDSGTGSLRDAVSKPNRIVVFDVGGVIKISERIVVSKNIYIAGQTAPGGGIVVYGNGWSLSNANDSIVRYITIRMGKGGTSGKDAIGIADGKNIIFDHVSVSWGRDETFSINGDVTNVTIQNTIIAQGLVSHSCGGLMQTDGGVSLFRNLYIDNKTRNPKVKGVNDFQNNVVYNWGGGGGYIAGDSQADSYANIINNYFISGPDTTVTAFTRGNSFFHAYVKDNFYDSNRNGKLDGAALCEKASCYSDIDFVKTPYNYPAPTALTPQAAVELVLKGVGNSLHRDTVDTALIDQVKSYGTKGGQISDEKEFGGVGEIANGAALKDSDGDGIPDEWETKNGLNPNDASDGMKKMQFKNLIIALHGVGASCSALRPPIERRATTEIPSDSFNSLETYWNYLYPWGATHNGGARMDEEHVSVTDGVLTLTAEPRDDQEDPIHYLSGAIHAKSTFTVSAGGGYDISAEFVAPVDRGTWPAFWLNAASGWPPEIDIAEWKGSGKISFNTFNTSDEVAALDRDYPNPEEWHSVRAELRDENGHDVRVKFFLDGVEQTTQYGRDYIGAGLRLIVNYQTEGSSGSPGPTTLRNVEVISLN, encoded by the exons ATGAAATTTTCCTTGCTGCTCGCTTTGACGGCCAGTTCCGTGGCGCAAGCAGCCCAACTTGCATTCCCTGGAGCTGAGGGCTTTGGTAGGTATGCAGTTGGTGGTCGTCAAGGTGAGGTATACAAAGTGACAAACCTCAA TGACTCTGGAACGGGCTCGCTTCGAGACGCAGTATCGAAACCCAACAGGATAGTTGTCTTTGACGTCGGTGGAGTTATCAAGATCTCTGAACGCATCGTCGTGTCTAAGAACATCTACATCGCTGGCCAAACTGCTCCCGGTGGT GGGATCGTCGTCTACGGCAATGGTTGGTCTCTCTCCAACGCCAATGACTCCATTGTGCGATACATCACCATCCGTATGGGCAAAGGCGGAACATCAGGTAAAGACGCCATCGGTATTGCCGACGGTAAAAACATCATCTTTGACCACGTCAGCGTCTCGTGGGGCCGCGACGAGACTTTCTCTATCAATGGAGACGTCACGAATGTTACTATTCAGAATACCATCATTGCTCAAGGTCTTGTTTCACACTCTTGTGGTGGCTTGATGCAGACAGATGGTGGAGTTAGCTTGTTCCGCAATCTGTATATTGATAACAAGACTCGTAAccccaaggtcaagggtGTCAACGACTTTCAGAACAAT GTTGTGTATAACTGGGGAGGTGGTGGCGGTTACATTGCTGGAGATAGTCAAGCTGACAGCTATGctaacatcatcaacaactaTTTTATCTCTGGTCCGGATACTACCGTCACAGCCTTTACTCGAGGAAACAGTTTCTTCCATGCTT ACGTCAAGGACAACTTCTACGACTCCAACCGCAACGGCAAGCTTGATGGCGCTGCTCTTTGCGAGAAAGCCAGTTGCTACTCTGACATTGATTTTGTCAAGACTCCATACAACTATCCGGCTCCTACAGCCCTCACGCCCCAGGCAGCTGTCGAACTAGTCCTCAAAGGCGTTGGAAACTCGCTGCATAGGGATACTGTTGATACTGCCCTTATCGACCAGGTCAAATCTTATGGAACCAAGGGAGGGCAGATCTCTGATGAGAAGGAGTTTGGTGGCGTTGGAGAGATTGCAAATGGTGCTGCCCTTAAAGATTCAGATGGTGATGGTATTCCTGATGAGTGGGAAACGAAGAATGGTCTTAATCCCAATGACGCTTCAGATGGTATGAAG AAAATGCAGTTCAAAAATCTTATCATTGCGCTCCACGGCGTCGGAGCATCATGTTCTGCTCTGCGACCACCTATTGAAAGACGCGCAACGACAGAAATTCCTTCAGACTCGTTCAACTCCCTCGAAACATACTGGAATTACCTGTATCCTTGGGGGGCCACACACAATGGCGGCGCCCGAATGGATGAGGAACACGTCTCCGTCACTGATGGCGTTCTCACTCTAACTGCTGAGCCACGAgatgaccaagaagatccCATTCACTATCTTTCTGGAGCAATTCACGCTAAATCAACATTCACTGTTtctgctggtggtggttATGATATCAGTGCTGAGTTTGTTGCTCCGGTTGACAGAGGAACCTGGCCTGCTTTCTGGCTCAATGCCGCCAGTGGATGGCCTCCTGAGATTGATATTGCAGAGTGGAAAGGCTCTGGAAAGATTTCTTTCAACACATTCAATACTTCTGATGAGGTTGCCGCACTTGATAGGGATTATCCTAATCCCGAGGAATGGCATTCTGTCCGTGCCGAATTGCGTGATGAGAACGGTCATGATGTGAGAGTCAAGTTCTTCCTCGACGGTGTAGAGCAGACTACGCAATATGGAAGGGACTATATTGGAGCAGGTCTTCGTCT GATCGTCAATTATCAGACTGAAGGATCTTCTGGATCACCTGGTCCTACAACAC TTCGAAATGTTGAGGTCATCAGTCTCAACTAg